A window from Tenacibaculum singaporense encodes these proteins:
- a CDS encoding PorP/SprF family type IX secretion system membrane protein gives MRKIILILCVVLSSVKVTAQEVELPQYVSHLADNPFLISPTYAGIGTGLQVRLNGVSQWIGVKDSPDTQSLTVEARLADTFGGGITLFNDKNGYTTHKGAKLSFASHLTLSDFHDSFLSFALSYSFIQFGIDTSENNSGQVVPNRTLNNSNFDVGLLYRYERFSISLNAINILNKEIEDFQTGEPEVLRKYTVFTSYTFTRLSRNFELEPSMLVEYREADKRSRTDMNVKARKGIRDGYVWAGVSYTFLNDQFFQPNAIAPLFGLKKNNLYLSYGFSINMNKTQEYNYGTHMITLGFDYERRPSLARCTQKMIMF, from the coding sequence ATGAGAAAAATAATATTAATTTTATGTGTAGTATTAAGTAGTGTAAAAGTTACTGCACAAGAAGTAGAATTACCACAATATGTGAGTCATTTAGCTGATAACCCGTTTTTAATATCTCCAACGTATGCAGGTATTGGTACTGGATTACAGGTTAGATTAAATGGAGTAAGCCAGTGGATTGGGGTTAAGGATTCTCCAGATACACAATCGTTAACAGTTGAAGCTCGTTTAGCTGATACTTTTGGTGGAGGTATTACTTTATTTAATGATAAAAATGGATATACAACTCACAAAGGAGCTAAATTATCGTTTGCAAGTCACTTAACATTAAGTGACTTTCACGATAGCTTTTTATCATTCGCATTAAGTTATAGTTTTATTCAGTTTGGTATTGATACTTCAGAAAATAATTCAGGGCAAGTAGTACCAAATAGAACACTAAATAACTCAAATTTTGATGTAGGTCTATTATATCGTTACGAACGATTTAGTATAAGTCTTAACGCAATAAATATTCTAAATAAGGAAATTGAAGATTTTCAAACTGGTGAACCAGAAGTATTAAGAAAGTATACAGTTTTTACTTCTTATACCTTTACAAGGTTAAGCAGAAACTTTGAATTAGAGCCTTCAATGTTAGTAGAATATAGAGAAGCTGATAAACGATCTAGAACAGATATGAACGTTAAAGCAAGAAAAGGAATTAGAGACGGATATGTTTGGGCTGGGGTAAGTTATACATTCTTAAACGATCAGTTTTTTCAACCAAACGCTATTGCACCACTATTTGGTTTAAAAAAGAACAATTTATACTTGTCTTATGGTTTTAGTATTAATATGAATAAGACACAAGAATACAACTACGGTACACACATGATAACACTTGGGTTTGACTATGAAAGAAGACCAAGTTTAGCACGTTGTACACAAAAAATGATTATGTTTTAA
- the rluF gene encoding 23S rRNA pseudouridine(2604) synthase RluF, translating to MEKSNDTSINLNKYISSTGICSRREAERFITEGRVTINGKPTQLGNRVHEGDVVKIDGKPLKAKPKTIYIALNKPVGIVCTTDSKERKNIVKFVGHPQRLFPIGRLDKPSEGLIFLTNDGDIVNKILRAGNNHEKEYIVTVNKPINERFVKRMSDGIPILGTVTKKCKVERVNDTVFKITLVQGLNRQIRRMCEYLGYEVTKLKRTRIMNVTLGNLKVGEWRELSSKEMDEINKLVAGSSKTYEGAEKKTQKPSPQKSTQSKKKQDFKSKFGRRRKN from the coding sequence ATGGAAAAAAGTAACGATACATCAATAAATCTTAACAAGTACATAAGTAGTACAGGAATATGTTCACGTCGTGAAGCAGAACGTTTTATAACTGAAGGAAGAGTAACCATAAACGGTAAACCCACTCAGTTAGGAAATAGAGTTCATGAAGGAGATGTGGTAAAAATTGATGGAAAACCATTAAAAGCAAAACCTAAAACGATATATATAGCATTAAACAAGCCTGTAGGTATTGTTTGTACTACCGATAGTAAAGAGCGTAAAAATATAGTAAAGTTTGTAGGACATCCACAACGACTATTTCCTATTGGTCGCTTAGACAAACCATCAGAAGGATTAATATTCTTAACCAATGATGGAGATATTGTAAACAAAATTCTACGCGCAGGAAATAACCACGAAAAAGAATATATAGTTACAGTAAACAAGCCAATTAATGAGCGTTTTGTTAAGCGGATGAGTGACGGTATACCAATTTTAGGAACTGTAACGAAGAAATGTAAAGTAGAACGTGTAAATGATACGGTGTTTAAAATAACCTTAGTACAAGGCTTAAATCGTCAAATAAGACGTATGTGTGAATACTTAGGGTACGAAGTAACAAAGTTAAAGCGTACACGCATTATGAATGTTACTTTAGGAAATTTAAAAGTAGGAGAGTGGCGCGAGTTATCATCTAAAGAAATGGATGAAATTAACAAACTAGTAGCTGGTTCGTCAAAAACATACGAAGGAGCTGAGAAAAAGACTCAAAAACCTTCTCCTCAAAAAAGTACTCAATCAAAGAAAAAACAAGATTTTAAATCCAAGTTTGGTAGAAGAAGAAAGAATTAA
- the tgt gene encoding tRNA guanosine(34) transglycosylase Tgt: MQFDLKITDPKSKARAGVITTDHGTIETPIFMPVGTVATVKGVHQSELKDEINPDIILGNTYHLYLRPKLETLEAAGGLHKFMNWDRNILTDSGGYQVYSLSGRRKINEEGVKFKSHIDGSMHFFTPENVMETQRTIGADIIMAFDECTPYPCDYNYAKRSMHMTHRWLDRCIKHFENTPPKYGYSQSLFPIVQGSTYKDLRKQSAEYIANSGAEGNAIGGLSVGEPAEEMYAMTEVVTEILPEDKPRYLMGVGTPINILENIALGVDMFDCVMPTRNARNGMLFTAHGSINIKNKKWENDFSPIDEMGITWVDTMYSKAYLRHLFASREMLGKQIASIHNLGFYLWLVREARKHIIAGDFATWKDKMVKQMDKRL; this comes from the coding sequence ATGCAATTTGACTTAAAAATAACCGATCCTAAAAGTAAAGCACGAGCAGGTGTTATTACAACTGATCACGGGACTATAGAAACTCCAATATTCATGCCTGTAGGTACAGTAGCTACAGTTAAAGGAGTACATCAATCAGAATTAAAAGACGAAATTAATCCTGATATTATTTTGGGAAATACATATCACTTGTATTTACGCCCAAAGTTAGAAACTTTAGAAGCCGCAGGAGGGTTACATAAGTTCATGAACTGGGATCGTAATATTTTAACGGATAGTGGAGGATACCAAGTATATTCTTTGTCAGGAAGAAGGAAGATAAATGAAGAAGGTGTAAAATTTAAAAGTCATATAGATGGATCTATGCATTTTTTTACACCAGAAAATGTAATGGAAACACAGCGTACCATTGGAGCAGATATAATTATGGCTTTTGATGAGTGTACGCCATATCCTTGTGATTATAACTATGCAAAACGATCTATGCACATGACTCATCGTTGGTTAGATCGTTGTATAAAACACTTTGAGAACACGCCTCCAAAATATGGATATAGTCAGTCTTTATTTCCAATTGTACAAGGAAGTACATATAAAGATTTACGTAAGCAATCAGCAGAGTATATAGCAAACTCAGGAGCAGAAGGAAATGCAATAGGTGGATTATCAGTAGGAGAACCTGCTGAAGAAATGTATGCAATGACCGAAGTGGTTACTGAAATTTTGCCAGAAGACAAACCACGTTATTTAATGGGAGTTGGAACACCTATTAACATTTTAGAAAATATAGCCTTAGGTGTTGATATGTTTGATTGCGTAATGCCAACTCGTAATGCACGTAACGGAATGTTATTTACAGCACACGGTAGCATAAATATTAAAAATAAAAAGTGGGAAAACGATTTTTCTCCAATTGATGAAATGGGAATTACTTGGGTAGATACCATGTATTCTAAAGCCTATTTACGTCACTTATTTGCTTCAAGAGAGATGCTAGGAAAACAAATAGCATCTATACATAACTTAGGGTTTTATTTATGGTTAGTTCGTGAAGCACGTAAACACATTATAGCAGGAGATTTTGCTACGTGGAAAGACAAGATGGTAAAACAAATGGATAAACGTTTGTAA
- a CDS encoding LptF/LptG family permease, producing the protein MKILDWYILKRYLTTFLFTLLILIPIAVAIDIAEKVDKFLREENLTLFEIVNDYYKNFIIYYANTFMPLALFIAVILFTSKLASNTEIVAINSSQVSFTRFLYPYFIGATIVCAIALSMNHFFVPSSSKTRKAFEKKYLKKKKYSDTTIREFSLQLNDSTYVYVQNFDLNRNSGYNFSIDLYDGIKLKSKLTADNINWKKKDSTFQLHNWKERKIFKERDSIFSGRSLDTTFTFTPEDFNYKNIMAQEMNSPELVKFIEVSRKRGIKNLNAYLVELYKRTSLPIASYILTLIAVGLAHRKSRGGIGVNLAIGISVMFIYVFFLKVAEVLGAVAGANALLNVWVPNIVFGLYAIYLYFNARR; encoded by the coding sequence TTGAAAATACTAGACTGGTACATATTAAAACGTTACTTAACAACTTTCTTGTTTACGTTACTTATTTTAATACCTATTGCAGTAGCTATAGATATTGCGGAAAAGGTAGATAAGTTTTTACGAGAAGAAAACCTTACATTGTTTGAAATAGTTAACGATTACTATAAAAACTTTATTATTTACTATGCTAATACATTTATGCCATTAGCATTGTTTATAGCGGTTATCTTATTTACTTCAAAACTAGCAAGTAATACAGAAATTGTAGCAATCAATAGCTCACAAGTGTCATTTACACGATTCCTATATCCATATTTTATTGGAGCAACCATTGTTTGTGCAATAGCGTTATCAATGAATCATTTTTTTGTACCATCAAGTAGTAAAACAAGAAAAGCTTTTGAGAAAAAATACTTAAAGAAAAAGAAGTATTCAGATACTACTATTCGTGAATTTAGTTTACAGTTGAACGATAGTACCTATGTATATGTTCAAAATTTTGATTTAAATCGAAACTCAGGTTATAATTTCTCAATAGACTTATATGATGGTATTAAATTGAAAAGTAAGTTGACTGCAGATAATATTAATTGGAAAAAAAAGGATAGTACATTTCAATTACATAACTGGAAGGAACGAAAAATTTTTAAAGAAAGAGATAGTATCTTTTCAGGAAGAAGCTTAGATACTACATTTACATTTACACCAGAAGATTTTAATTACAAGAATATTATGGCACAAGAAATGAACTCTCCAGAGTTGGTTAAGTTTATTGAAGTGTCTAGAAAAAGAGGAATAAAAAACTTAAATGCTTACTTAGTAGAACTATACAAGAGAACAAGTTTACCAATTGCCAGCTATATACTAACATTAATTGCAGTAGGGTTAGCACATAGGAAAAGTAGAGGAGGTATAGGAGTTAATTTAGCAATAGGTATAAGTGTTATGTTTATTTATGTTTTCTTTTTAAAAGTAGCAGAAGTATTAGGTGCCGTGGCTGGAGCAAACGCGCTGTTAAATGTTTGGGTGCCTAATATAGTATTTGGTTTATACGCTATTTATTTATATTTCAATGCAAGGAGATAA
- a CDS encoding DMT family transporter produces the protein MQGDKLKNYLHLHLIVFIWGFTAILGALISIDAVPLVWYRMLLAVGFIALYFVIRKKSFKVEKKALIKFAISGVIIAVHWITFFKAIKVSNVSVALVMMSTGAFFASFIEPFFFKRRIKLIEIVLGLLVIVGLYIIFNFESQYTLGIIYALISAFLSALFSVLNGVFIKKHEANTISFYQLLFGVLGVTIYLLFTQRFSVEFFQLQASDWMYLLILSSICTAYAFIASVQVMRYLTPYTVMLTINLEPIYAIILALLIFGEKEQMNPEFYYGACIVLIVVLLNGVLKNASSIKKKIIKK, from the coding sequence ATGCAAGGAGATAAATTAAAAAACTACCTACACTTACATTTAATCGTTTTTATTTGGGGGTTTACAGCTATTTTAGGAGCATTAATATCAATTGATGCAGTTCCTTTAGTTTGGTATAGAATGTTATTAGCAGTAGGTTTTATTGCTTTGTATTTTGTAATAAGGAAGAAGTCATTTAAAGTAGAAAAAAAAGCGTTAATTAAGTTTGCTATTTCAGGAGTAATTATAGCGGTACACTGGATAACATTCTTTAAAGCAATAAAAGTATCAAATGTATCAGTAGCTTTAGTTATGATGAGTACTGGAGCTTTTTTTGCCTCATTTATAGAGCCTTTTTTCTTTAAAAGAAGAATAAAATTAATCGAAATAGTTTTAGGACTGTTAGTAATAGTAGGCTTGTATATTATATTTAATTTTGAAAGTCAGTATACACTAGGAATTATTTATGCGTTAATTTCTGCTTTTCTATCAGCTTTATTTTCTGTGTTAAATGGGGTATTTATAAAAAAACATGAAGCCAATACAATTTCATTTTACCAACTATTATTTGGGGTTTTAGGAGTAACTATATACTTGTTGTTTACACAAAGGTTTTCAGTAGAGTTTTTCCAGTTACAAGCAAGTGATTGGATGTATTTATTAATTTTAAGTAGTATTTGTACAGCCTATGCTTTTATAGCTTCAGTGCAAGTAATGAGGTATTTAACACCTTATACAGTAATGCTCACGATTAATTTAGAACCTATATACGCTATTATCTTGGCATTATTAATATTTGGAGAAAAAGAGCAAATGAATCCAGAGTTTTATTATGGAGCCTGTATCGTCTTAATAGTAGTATTACTAAACGGAGTACTTAAAAACGCCTCTTCTATAAAAAAGAAAATTATAAAAAAATAG
- a CDS encoding acetyl-CoA carboxylase carboxyltransferase subunit alpha has translation MEYLDFEMPIKELEDQLAKCFDIGKESDVDVTATCEKIEKKLEKAKKDIYKNLTAWQRVQLSRHPNRPYTLDYIKALCGDTFMELHGDRSVKDDKAMIGGLGKIGDQSFMFIGQQKGYNTKTRQYRNFGMANPEGYRKALRLMRMAEKFGIPVVTLVDTPGAYPGLEAEERGQGEAIARNIFEMTRLKTPIITIIIGEGASGGALGIGVGDRVYMLENSWYSVISPENCSSILWRSWSEKEKAAEALKLTAEDGMKLKIVDDIIKEPLGGAHSDREGTFKAVKEQIIKAYKELNKLEEKELIAQRMNKYENMGVYKE, from the coding sequence ATGGAATATTTAGATTTTGAAATGCCAATAAAAGAGCTAGAAGACCAGTTGGCAAAATGTTTTGATATAGGAAAAGAAAGTGATGTAGACGTAACAGCTACATGTGAGAAGATTGAAAAAAAATTAGAGAAAGCTAAAAAAGATATATATAAGAATTTAACGGCATGGCAACGTGTACAGTTGTCTCGTCATCCTAATCGTCCTTATACCTTAGATTATATCAAAGCACTTTGTGGAGATACATTCATGGAGTTACACGGTGATCGTAGTGTAAAAGACGACAAAGCAATGATTGGTGGACTAGGTAAGATTGGAGACCAATCTTTTATGTTCATAGGTCAGCAAAAAGGATACAATACCAAAACACGACAATATCGTAACTTTGGTATGGCAAATCCAGAAGGATACCGTAAAGCATTACGTTTAATGCGTATGGCTGAAAAATTTGGAATACCAGTAGTAACTTTAGTAGATACTCCAGGTGCTTACCCAGGATTAGAAGCTGAAGAACGTGGACAAGGAGAAGCAATTGCTCGTAATATCTTTGAAATGACTCGCTTAAAAACGCCTATTATCACCATAATTATAGGGGAAGGAGCTTCAGGTGGAGCTTTAGGAATAGGAGTAGGAGATAGAGTATATATGTTAGAAAACTCTTGGTATTCAGTTATCTCACCAGAAAACTGTTCTTCTATTTTATGGCGTAGTTGGTCAGAAAAAGAAAAAGCAGCAGAAGCATTAAAATTAACGGCAGAAGATGGTATGAAACTAAAAATAGTTGATGACATCATAAAAGAACCTTTAGGAGGTGCACACTCTGACCGTGAAGGAACTTTTAAAGCTGTTAAAGAGCAGATTATTAAAGCATACAAAGAGCTTAATAAGCTTGAAGAAAAAGAGTTGATAGCTCAGCGTATGAATAAGTATGAAAATATGGGAGTTTATAAAGAATAG